One part of the Malus sylvestris chromosome 2, drMalSylv7.2, whole genome shotgun sequence genome encodes these proteins:
- the LOC126602118 gene encoding putative ATP synthase protein YMF19, giving the protein MPQLDKFTYFTQFFWSCLFLFTFYIPICNDGDGVLGISRILKLRNQLVSHRGNNIRSNDPNSLEDILRKGFSTGVSYMYSSLFEVSQWCNAVDLLGKRRKITLISCFGEISGSRGMERNILDLISKSSYSTSSNPGWVITCRNDIMLIHVPSVSSSSLFFSFFY; this is encoded by the coding sequence ATGCCTCAACTGGATAAATTCACTTATTTCACACAATTCTTCTGGTCATGCCTTTTCCTCTTTACTTTCTATATTCCCATATGCAATGATGGAGATGGAGTACTTGGGATCAGCAGAATTCTAAAACTACGGAACCAACTGGTTTCACACCGGGGGAACAACATCCGGAGCAACGACCCCAACAGTTTGGAAGATATCTTGAGAAAAGGTTTTAGCACCGGTGTATCCTATATGTACTCTAGTTTATTCGAAGTATCCCAATGGTGTAACGCCGTCGACTTATTgggaaaaaggaggaaaatcacttTGATCTCTTGTTTCGGAGAAATAAGTGGCTCGCGAGGAATGGAAAGAAACATATTAGATTTGATCTCGAAGTCCTCATATAGCACTTCTTCCAATCCTGGATGGGTGATCACTTGTAGGAATGACATAATGCTAATCCATGTTCCTAGCGTCTCGTCTTcatctctatttttttcttttttttattga
- the LOC126604688 gene encoding uncharacterized protein LOC126604688, which translates to MGERHYIEQLVQKAIVVYVALNNENVVGLEERPASLLQRWVIVAVEVVNSDNVVSALFEGQGDVGSDKTGCVSDEDGHAEGISFGLDLKIWVFDVDMQKERDRRRKVNKCRFYLIWDIKIPAPAISGKVMEGYI; encoded by the exons ATGGGTGAACGCCACTATATCGAACAGCTTGTCCAGAAGGCGATCGTCGTTTATGTTGCCCTCAACAATGAAAACGTCGTGGGTCTTGAGGAGCGACCGGCGAGCCTTCTTCAACGATGGGTCATAGTAGCTGTTGAAGTTGTCAATTCCGACAACGTTGTCTCCGCGCTTTTTGAAGGCCAGGGAGACGTGGGTTCCGACAAAACTGGCTGCGTCAGTGACGAGGACGGACATGCAGAAGGCATATCTT ttggattggatttgaaaatttgggtttttgatGTTGATATGCAAAAAGAAAGAGATCGAAGAAGAAAGGTAAACAAGTGcagattttatttgatttgggaTATTAAAATACCTGCACCAGCTATTAGTGGGAAGGTGATGGAAGGATACATATAG